A genomic segment from Microbacterium sp. SORGH_AS_0428 encodes:
- a CDS encoding serine hydrolase, whose translation MADRLDRLPGEVGVLIARGDEELVERRADDAAPLGSVFKLFVLLATAEAVRSSELTWDETLVLADADRSLPSGRLQDEPVGTGISVREAAQAMIAISDNTATDLLIRRLGRERIEAAFASVGGQGNAPWLTTKDFFTLGWGDSALLAQWRDADEAERRRLLEGVDAAPLSVDAASVTSPAWNNGVDWFASPATVAAVHEALLDTGDETVRAILSKNPGLGADLDRTLLPYLGFKGGSAPGVLAASWSGETAKGERVTVVIQLRGDDPAAIAGVQREVFGLGADALRLAAQDGGQR comes from the coding sequence GTGGCTGATCGCCTCGATCGGCTGCCCGGCGAGGTCGGGGTCTTGATCGCCCGCGGCGACGAGGAGCTCGTCGAAAGACGGGCGGACGACGCCGCCCCTCTCGGTTCCGTGTTCAAACTGTTCGTGCTGCTCGCGACCGCGGAGGCGGTGCGTTCCTCGGAGCTGACGTGGGACGAGACGCTCGTGCTGGCCGACGCGGATCGGAGCCTGCCCTCCGGGCGACTCCAGGACGAACCCGTCGGTACCGGGATCTCGGTCCGCGAGGCGGCTCAGGCGATGATCGCGATCAGCGACAACACCGCCACCGATCTGCTGATCCGGCGACTCGGACGAGAGCGCATCGAAGCGGCATTCGCGAGCGTCGGGGGTCAGGGCAATGCGCCGTGGTTGACGACGAAGGACTTCTTCACTCTCGGATGGGGAGACTCCGCGCTCTTGGCTCAGTGGCGCGACGCCGATGAGGCGGAGCGGAGACGGCTCCTCGAGGGCGTCGACGCCGCTCCCCTCTCGGTGGATGCGGCGAGCGTCACCAGCCCGGCCTGGAACAACGGCGTCGACTGGTTCGCGAGCCCCGCCACCGTTGCCGCGGTGCATGAGGCGCTGCTCGACACGGGCGACGAGACCGTGCGTGCCATCCTCTCGAAGAACCCCGGACTCGGCGCGGATCTCGATCGCACGCTTCTGCCCTACCTGGGATTCAAGGGCGGTTCGGCACCGGGGGTGCTCGCTGCATCCTGGTCGGGCGAGACGGCGAAGGGCGAGCGTGTCACCGTGGTGATCCAGTTGCGAGGCGACGACCCCGCGGCGATCGCCGGCGTGCAGCGCGAGGTGTTCGGCCTCGGAGCGGATGCGTTGCGTCTCGCGGCGCAGGACGGCGGTCAGCGATAG
- a CDS encoding SDR family oxidoreductase — protein sequence MNTTADPREGEGAEGFPGQEQSQPGKTAPMEPQPDHGEHSYRGTGRLTGRRALITGGDSGIGRAVAIAFVREGADVAIGHLPEEADDAAETVRWIEEAGRRGVALAADIRDTDAATQMVERAHERLGGLDLLVLNAGYQRDRESIETIPLDDVKRVFDTNLVGLIAGARAAVPHLREGASIIVTSSVQAFSPSPSLIDYAMTKAAQVAFVKALAEELGPRGIRVNAVAPGPVWTPLIPGTGWDQERIETFGTDTPLGRAGQPAELAGAYVYLASDAARYVSAAVLPVTGGKPL from the coding sequence ATGAACACGACCGCCGACCCGCGCGAGGGCGAAGGAGCCGAGGGATTCCCCGGGCAGGAGCAGTCGCAGCCCGGCAAGACCGCGCCGATGGAACCGCAGCCCGACCACGGCGAGCACAGCTATCGCGGAACCGGCCGACTGACCGGGCGCCGCGCACTCATCACCGGCGGTGACTCGGGCATCGGGCGAGCAGTGGCGATCGCGTTCGTCCGTGAGGGCGCGGACGTCGCGATCGGCCACCTCCCGGAGGAGGCCGATGACGCCGCCGAGACGGTGCGATGGATCGAGGAAGCCGGAAGGCGCGGCGTCGCCCTTGCCGCCGACATCCGCGACACGGACGCCGCCACGCAGATGGTGGAGCGGGCGCACGAGCGGCTGGGAGGTCTTGACCTGCTGGTGCTCAACGCCGGCTACCAGCGCGATCGAGAGAGCATCGAGACGATCCCGCTCGACGATGTGAAGCGCGTCTTCGACACCAACCTCGTCGGTCTGATCGCCGGCGCACGCGCTGCGGTGCCCCATTTGCGGGAAGGCGCCTCGATCATCGTCACGAGCTCGGTGCAGGCGTTCTCGCCCTCGCCGTCGCTGATCGACTACGCCATGACGAAGGCGGCGCAGGTCGCCTTCGTGAAGGCCCTGGCCGAGGAGCTCGGGCCTCGCGGGATCCGGGTCAACGCCGTCGCGCCGGGGCCGGTGTGGACGCCGCTGATCCCCGGCACAGGATGGGACCAGGAGCGCATCGAGACCTTCGGGACGGACACGCCCCTGGGTCGCGCCGGTCAGCCGGCCGAGCTCGCCGGAGCCTACGTGTACCTCGCCTCGGACGCGGCACGCTATGTCAGCGCCGCTGTTCTGCCGGTCACGGGTGGCAAACCCCTCTGA
- a CDS encoding Cpe/LpqF family protein (Related to clavulanate biosynthesis protein Cpe, which has an isomerase-like N-terminal domain and a beta-lactamase-like C-terminal domain.): MPRRLSPYSSLALLATAALALTACAPAADAPDAPVTTPSSVEIADTPVGEKTSWIIDVLGAEHDTTAAEWEPHLDAVFTAEVSAGEVADLLNTQIRPAAPFTVTAYRGDERSAVTTIRGAIGEPFDMTVAINDDDKIVAFLLGPASEP; encoded by the coding sequence ATGCCCCGCCGGCTGAGCCCGTACTCGTCCCTCGCTCTCCTCGCTACCGCGGCGCTCGCTCTGACGGCCTGCGCGCCCGCCGCCGACGCACCCGACGCGCCGGTTACGACACCCTCGTCCGTGGAGATCGCCGATACCCCCGTGGGAGAGAAGACGTCGTGGATCATCGACGTCCTCGGCGCCGAGCACGACACCACAGCCGCCGAGTGGGAGCCTCACCTCGACGCCGTCTTCACCGCAGAGGTGTCCGCCGGCGAAGTCGCCGACCTGCTCAACACGCAGATCCGGCCCGCGGCGCCCTTCACCGTCACGGCCTACCGGGGCGACGAACGTTCCGCGGTGACGACGATCCGAGGTGCGATCGGCGAACCCTTCGACATGACCGTCGCCATCAACGACGACGACAAGATCGTCGCGTTCCTCCTCGGCCCCGCGTCCGAGCCATGA